TGACCCAGTTCCTGCATGCATCACTTTCTCTCATCTGATGctcccagagctcagcaccatCCCTATCCTGAGCCTTCTGTCCCCATAAGGGGCAGAATCTGGCCTTGCCTCTCACGCTTCATTGCTTGTAAGGGGCTACCTGGGGAAGAGGATCCCCTGCTCCCATGCTGTGTTGGGGTCTTGCTTGCTGGGGCTCAGCTTGGAACCTGCCCAGGGGTAGACAAGGGCTGGGAGTGTGCTTACCCACCCTGATGCAcactgctctgcatccttcAGCATCATCCAGTACAGGTAGCCATGGAAACGGGCTAAGAGTGCAGGAAATGAGGGACAGGAAAGATGCAGCTTCTCAGGGCTGTCCCTGGGTGTCCTCAGCCCCAGGATGGTGCCcccatggggacagggatgggtAGGGACATCCTCACACACTCTCTCTGTCCCAGGCGTGCCCGTTTCAAGCGCTCCAACAGCGTGACGGCGGGTGTGCAGGCAGACCTGGAGCTGGAGGGCTTCGCAGGGCTGGCCGTGGCCACTGAGGACAAAGCTCTGCAGTTTGGCCGTCCCTTCCAGCGACACTCCTCGGAGCCCGAATCCGGCCGGCAATACGCCGTGTACAAAACAGTGCACACACAGGGTCAGTGGGCTTACAGGGAGGACTACCAGATGCAGTACGATGCGGTGGAGGTGCCGCGCCGTGATGCCTGGGTGGAGAGGGGCTCCCGCAGCCTGCCTGACTCCGGCCGTGCCTCCCCTTGCCACCGTGATGGGGAATGGTTCATCAAACTGCTGCAGGCCGAGGTGGAGAAGATGGAGGGCTGGTGCCAGCAGATGGAGAGGGAGGCTGAGGACTACGACCTGCCGGAGGAGAGTGAGTGGGGCCGGGTACCCAGGGCTGCACCGTGCTGCTCTCACCCTTGGAGCATCCCAGTGGTGCCACCTGGGTCAGGGAGGGTCAAGAGGTTGGGATCGATGTAGGGGATCCCAAATGGTGGGGAGGGGATGCCTGTGTCCCTGTTGGAGATATGACTGTCTGCTTTCTGCCCAACACTGCCAGTCCTGGAGAAGATCCGCAGCGCTGTGGGCAGTGCTCAGCTCCTCATGTCCCAGAAGGTGCAGCAGTTTTACCGACTCTGCCAGCAGAACATGGTGAGTGAACATCACCCTGGGGTGGTGAcccactgccagcacagtgGGTGTCCTGGGTGTGTAATATGACCAACGTGGTCCCTCACTGTCCCCACAGGATCCCAATGCATTTCCAGTGCCCACCTTCCAAGACCTGGCCGGCTTCTGggacctgctgcagctctccattGAGGATGTCAGCATGAAGTTTGcggagctccagcagctcaaggCCAATGGGTGGAAGATCATTGAGCCCAAGGTAAGGGCTGGTGCTGTGCACgtccctcctttcctcttcatccCCAAGCACATCTGTGGCCAAACCACTGCTGTAGAGTTACCGCCAGCGGAGCCAGAGGGTGCTTTTAGCAAACACTcgaaaaacaaagaacaggaaagaaatgaggcCATTCCTCTGCTGTGATATTGCAGCTGGATTCTGGGCAGAGCCGTGTGCCAAGGGCCAGGCACGATCCTGCACACGTGCAGCTGCACGGAGGGATGCACGGCACAGCCTCATCTCATTGCTCTGACGTTGGCGGGGGGGGGCGGGTGGAAAGGAGACTCGGGGTCGGTCCCAAGCTCACCCCGAGGCTCTCCCGCTGTCTGtgcaggaggagaagaaggTGCCTCCCCCGATACCAAAGAAGCCGCCTCGCTCCAAGGTGCACCCGGTGAAGGAGCGCTCCCTGGACTCGGTGGACCGGCAGCGGCAGGAGGCACGAAAACGGCTCCTGGCAGCCAAACGAGCCGCCTCCTTCCGTCAGAACTCGGCCACTGAGAGCGCAGACAGCATCGAGATCTACATCCCCGAGGCTCAGACCCGGCTGTGACCGCGGCCTCGGCTTTTCTACCCGGACTGGACGGCGCGTCCATCGCTCACTGTGATCAGGGGCCGTGGGGACACCCTGGGGGGCAGCGCTTGGCCCACTCACAGCTTCTCTCTTTTCTATCGTAGACGTTTCATGGATCCGACGGTGAATGAGCACCAACCCGGTTCTGCCCCATCCCGTTGCCCCCCTGCTCGCATGCCCCTGCCCGTCTCTCCCAGGGTCCAGGGCTCTTCCTTCCCCCTGCCCTCTTTGGGGCCGTGTCTCAGCTCTTCTATTCCTTGACCCCCCCCCTCCTtggtccccatcccatccaaaGGAGAGGTGACCCCAGCCCCCGGCCCTGCCGggtgggaggggatggggcCGCAGGCAGGCCCCCCCCACCTCTCTGTAACTCAGTGCAATCCCATGGCTGTGGGGACGGACCCctgagcccccagccccatgcccAGCTGgagccccgctccgctccctGCCTCCTGCCCCGGTGCTGTGGGGAACCCAGGAGTCCTCGACCTATATCCATATATAAATATTACCtaaggaataaaacagaaactgcaCACGACCAGAGCTGTGTTCTGGAGGGCGGGTTGGACCAGAGCAGCAGGTCCTCTGGCCCCAGTGAGCTGAACCCGCATCTctcacactgagcagcagcactgtgctctccAAGCCCTTCCTGCCCCTTTTCCCAGTCAGTTGCATGGGAACACTATGGGGACAGGGCAGTCAGTTCCCTTGTATCTTGCAGTTTGGATACAGGTGTGCGAgcaaggcagcagtgctggggagacCTTCCTATGCTTATGCAGGACCTTGGTGCAGGGACGGAGCAGGTATGGTGCTGTCCCCCTGCACATGGGGACAGGGCTGTAGGTGTGGGGAAGGAGCCTCCCTTCTCCCTGAGCTGACAGTGCCCTGCAAGGATGGGATACCACGGATGGGGTTGTCGAGCCCTCAGTGCCCCATGGGGACAGGGAACAGCCTAGGATGCAGCGTTTATGCTACAGGAATTCTTTGAAGCCATGAATTCCTTGATGGCAGCTTCCATAGGGGATCTGGAGATGAGGCtgcatccatcccatccccatcctgaGCACAGCCCATACAGGGCAGGTACACAGCGCATCCATGCTGCTGGCCCTTGGTGAGGGGCTGCCACGGGGAGCAGCCTCAGCTGCCTGCTCCCACCGCCCCCCATACCCAGGGAACATCTGCCTGCACTGTGACCCCTCCAAGGGCTGCCCTTCCCAACTCCCTTTCTCCCCATGGGTGGGTGGCAGGTGGAGTGGATGCCAGTGCCTCAAGTTCCTATAGGTGCCAGGCAACTCCTCAAACCCACAACCAGCTCTGCAGGATTTGGGGGGCATCAACTTATGTCTCCTCACAGTGGGGACTTGGGAGGGTCTCAAGAGCAGGGCAATGATTCTGGGGGGGGCTTTGTGCCCCGGCGAGAAGCGGTGCTAAAGGTCCAGGTGTCACTTCTTGTGGGGCCAGTAGGAATCAGGCATTGTGAAGGATGATGGAGGGGGGGTGCAGGGAtggagctcccagccccattcaCCCCACAGCCCAGTCCTGCCACCCCCACACCGTAGCTTTagagctgtgcctgcacagGGACACCCTGAGCTCCCCCGAGCCCTCCAGCACTGTACAGTGACCGTGACACGTGGCTCCGTTTTTATTGTAACAAACCTCCaggaattaataaaaaaaaagaccattttgGTTATTCCGGGACAGCAGCCACCTCCCTATGGGGGCACGGCTGGCACCCGGCTCGCCTTTAACTGCTCTATGTGTGACCTTCATGTGCGTGGGGCGGTCAcgggtgggggggggtctgtaGGGTGGAAGAGGGGGGGGTCATGATGAGAAATCACACTTGCAGAACTATAAGGGTTAAAAGGGAGCtctaaatcaggctgcccacagcaaggTGGTGTAGGAGTGTGCAGCAGTGGGGTACCCGCAGCGTGGGGTCTCTCCCTGTGTCTCCCGTGGACCCCCCCTCTCGCTGCCCCCTGCATTCCCCGCTGTGTCCGCTAGGTGGCAGCACACACCGCCCCGAGCCGCTCCGGTACCGGTAGCGGAAATAGCGGCTGTGACTGCGGCTGGGCCCGGTGAGTGCGGCCTGCACGGAGCTCCGGGGCACCGGTGAGCCCTCCCCGCCCCTATAGACCGGCAGTGTAGGCCGGTAGTGCTGCCCACGGGGTGCTGGAGGCCTGCAGGCCCCGGGCACCGCGGTGTAGGCCCAAGCGGGGCCCAGCTGTCATAGCAAGGCCTGCCCCTCTCGGTGCCGCTGCCATGTGGTCCGTGCTATGGACCGCAGTGCGAACCCACGCTCCCTATGTCACCTTCCCCGTTGCCTTCGTGGTGGGTGCCGTGGGATATCACCTGGAGTGGTTCATCCGAGGCCCCAACCCGCCGCcggctgaggaggaggagaaaagcatctcggaaaggagggaggacagaaagctgcaggagaTTGCGGGCAAGGACCTGACCAAGGTGGTGAGCTTGAAGGAGAAGATGGAGTTTGCACCTCGGGCTGTGCTGAACAGGAACAGGCCAGAGAAGAGTTAATGGAGCTGTTGGTTCTGAAGCTGAGGACTCACAGCTGGGCCTGGGCTGGGGGATCCTCTGTCACTGCACACCTCCACCCTGACCCCATCTGTGCTCAGGCTGttctctgcctctgctgctgcacgTCACCCTcactctgcacacagcagagctatCGGGGTTTACCCACCCTATGAATGTCTCCAGGACTGAAGGCAGACTGTCCTCCATAGCTGGTGAATGGGGAATGGTTTGGAGATGGGATGTGTGAAACTCATCAGCTCTCAACtcatccccagcagcacaaaacCTTCATGGCTTTATCTGCCACACGTGTCACTTTAGGTTTGATTTCTTTGTGGATGTGGAAACAAAAGAGATGTGGGCTCTGCTGGACACTTGGACCTGAGCGATATGGGGACCTGCCCTCCTACTTCCATCTCTTCTTGCTCTTTGTGAACCCAGACTGGTTTGCTAAAGACCTCAGCACCAATATTTTATCACCAGGAGAGCCCGAGTGCAGTGGGGACTTGGAAGCTCCTTCTGCACCGTcctggggctctgcagcacagaggtggACCAGGGGAGGCAGCCATCCTGGCCCTGCATCTATAGTGGAGCTTAGAGGTGTAGAGAATGAGCACTCTTGCTTTGTACAGGCACAGCCAGATTAAACTTCTGTGTGTCCTGGGCCTCAGTGTTGTCTTCTGCATGTCATCTGTCCTAAACCCTGACTCGGAGcatgtttctgctgctggtgtttCCAAGAAACCCCACTTGGCATGGCTGGGAAAGGGGTGATGGTCAGAAGGGTGGAGGAGGCATTGAAATGCCAGCCTGTATTATACAGTGTGcgtccctcccagccccccctTGCCACATCATCACTTCCCCTCAGCGGCCTTATCTAAACCAGAAGGGTGGTGACAGCACTAGGTGGGGGCCCAAGGGACAGAGGCAGGAATGTTCTGTGCCAGGAGGCGAGTGCTGGGGGACCTGAAACCAGGCCAGGGCCAATGGTGTCCCATCGAGTCAAAGGAGTGTTACCAGCACAGTGGGATGAAACTCTGTGCAGGATCAGCCCCACTCTGCGCTGTTACTCTGCCTGCAGCATGGGGTTATCACTCTCTCCCAGCTTGTTTTTCCCTGGTCACGCAGTGAGCCTTCTCACCCTGCCCCAGCCTGGCCTTCCCCTCCCGGGGCCGATAAATCTGTTGTGTCTCCTGCAAAGCCCTGATGTCAGCAGCCAGTTCAGCGTTTTGCATTGCTCTgtcctgcttccttctgcccCGCTGACAGCTTTACTGCCCAGGCCATGTTTACCTCCAGACCTGCTCTCCTCGGGGCTGGcttgctgcctgctggctgAGCTCCCCACCAGGAACTCTCTGTCTGAGGCTGTTTGTGAGGGAACTGAGGCAGGCAGGGCCAGGAGGAGCTGCGTGTGCTGTATGATaactgtgctcagcactgcatgGGCCAGAAGGTGCAGGAGGACTCGTGGGGCAATGCACCAAGCCCAGTCCTGCTGTCACCCCATGTTCTGGAGTTCAAATGCCTCCCTGTCCCCCTTGCTGAGAAGCCCTTGTACTCGATCTCTGCCTTTCCCAGCCCAGCTGAGAGTGATGCTGGGCTCACTGTTGTGCTCTGGGGTGGGAACAAACCCTTCGCTTCCCCCACCTGGGACCAGCTGGACCCAGCTTGGAAACCTCTTCCGAAATTCCTTTGTTCACCCCGCGACGGAGTGTCTCCCGTGGCTGTTTATAGCCCATTGATCTGCTCGTTCTCAGGCAGGGCACAATTGCGCTTTGTTGGGGCTTTGCTGGCCCATTTCCTGCCCCCAAGCCCACACAAGCCTCTCTGCTTGCTGAAACAATGTATGGGGAAGGACTGTCCGCCACCAGCATCTGTGTGGGTACCACGAACCCCACGGCACATCCCCAAGCTCTGCAACCATCTGTGCCTGCTCCCTAACCAGTGCTTCCACATTTCTGTACCAGCAGAGCACTGGGGGTGAGCCATGGGCTCCCCAAGGCACTGGGGCTTTCTGCAGACCAGCCACAAACAGGGGGAAAGTGCCACAATCCTCCTAACCCCTTGGTGCTGCAAACCCACCCTTCCTCCCATTGAATCTCAACAATGTGCTGCCTGGGAAGCACTCTCTGGACAAGAATAGGAGCTGGTGTGCACACAGGGCCAGGACAAACAGCCATGATGTCTCACTAAGAGCGAGAGGAAGCATTGCTGAATGCACCATTATGGTCAAAGTTGGCTTCCAGCTTTTCTGCACCACCCCTCATGGGTAAGACATCGCTGTGGtccagcacaggagctgctgctttgtggcaGGATGCTCTCCTTCATCAGCACAGGACCCTTTGTGGGAGCCCCTGTGGCAATGGGCCATGCTCTGAGCAGGGATTAAATCCAGGGTCTGCAGCTGCTACCATCCATGGGCTGGTGCCCAGATCAGAGGGTAGAATGGCACCAGGGCCACTGGTTGTGCTGGAACTCTGGCCCTACCAGACTCATGGTTTCCTCCCCATCACCTCCATGCAGAGCCATGCCCTGACTCTTTGCTCCTGGGGGACCCTCACCAGCAGAAACAGATTTTGGTTTCCGGAGGCAGGAtgcagggatggagccaggccactctgctgccttccccacATTGCTTCCCAGCTCACATTGCTGGGGGGGAATGGAGACCCCAGATCCCCCCcccagctgctcagcacagcttaGCTCACCTGGGCAGCTGCAGAGGACATCCGATGAGCTCAGTGTGAGGACACATCAGCTGTGGGTCTGGGACTCTGTGACCATGTGGTGGCACCAGGGCTGCTtggagcagcagggctctgcagaaTGACatggctgtgcagagcagtgagggATCCATAGGGATTCCCACTCACATTTCCTGTCCTGGGGCAGCACTGTCACCCCAGGGCACCCAGGACGTGCCGGCAGCCCCGAGATGCAGAggtgtgctcagcccagaggCGCTGGCTAACGAAGGATTTGTGTCCCCCAGTGTGTCCCTGCATTCCTTGGGgacctctgctccctgccctgctgaaCCCAGACTGTTTTCCCAGGCTCCCTCCTTGTCCTTTCCCAGTGTCTCAGTCCCTCTGCAGGACCCACagtcccacagcacagccacattGCTGCTGCCGGCTCCAGCAAaagccctgcagctcctttaGAGAAGACCAGCTCCACTTTAAACAAGATCCAAGGCATGGGACTGCAACAGACCCCATCCTGGGGTGGGCATGGGGGTGcgggtgctgctgcagccccattgcCTGAGCACGAGGAAGCGGCTGGATGGGAGCGACAATGTCAGGATGCGGGAAGTCATCGGGACTATTGAGTGCATTTCCTCCTGCCTGTGGTTCTCACGCGGGGCTCGGGGGCCACATTGTCTGCTGTGCCCACGCGTGGAGGCCTAAATATAACCCTGCAGGGAGCTGCGTGGGGTTGGCTTTTCCCCCTTAGGCACTGGGCTGATAGGGGCAGGGTTGTGCCATGGTTTGGTGTTGCCAtcatggcagtgctggggctcagAGGTGCATCATTGCTGTGGTCCCAGCTGGCATCGTCCTGCCCAGCCTCTacccttcctcctttctcagctgcagttttgctcctgcagctgccgCCGCTCTTCCTGCAAGTCGGATTTAGCAGCttgctcttttctctgtgcttaaaaataaactccTTGGTGCTCAGCCAGCTCCTTGAGCAGAGCcttgggatgggatgggctgcagcagcctgtgtgctgctcctctctccagcctgggctgcactgtgcATAGGAACTCAGTGCAGGCTGGTGCTAACTGGTGGCCCTGGGACAGTGGTTAGTGTTTGGGCAATAACCCCAGCAGGGTCTGGGGTCCTGGGCAACATGTGGCCCCTGTAGGACCAGCTGAGCACCCCCAAACCCTTCCTAGATCACGAGTGGACACCCAAAAGCTGTGCCCAAGGGACACCCCAGCCTGGGATCCCTGAGCTCCACATTGTTTGGGTGCACAACCCTCAGACATTGCTCCTTCCTCTCCAATTCTTTCACACCCTGAAGACATCACATCACTCTCTTGGCACTCATTTTCTCCCAGGAGC
The genomic region above belongs to Coturnix japonica isolate 7356 chromosome 23, Coturnix japonica 2.1, whole genome shotgun sequence and contains:
- the SMIM12 gene encoding small integral membrane protein 12 — protein: MWSVLWTAVRTHAPYVTFPVAFVVGAVGYHLEWFIRGPNPPPAEEEEKSISERREDRKLQEIAGKDLTKVVSLKEKMEFAPRAVLNRNRPEKS